The Funiculus sociatus GB2-C1 genome has a segment encoding these proteins:
- a CDS encoding ATP-binding protein: MKAELLKRIFKAIATSDTEAIDKLTYLVIEEERSKGHTLLADQLENIKKKSQKEKPASNTKPASLVSENLQALSELPTSKRFNLPLVTVMPRDKLRHHMVLPDAVEKRFQRIEREYAARDRLAHHGLRYRQKILLYGSPGCGKTLGAERLAWNTGLPLVKVRFDAMVSSFLGETASNLRLVFEDASKNPCLLFLDECDSIAKSREDSQEVGEIKRVVNTFLQILDEYEPSSGLLVAATNLNKSLDTALWRRFDDLIEVPKPGEKELGFILKDTLSAIEVGSINWSSIIKQMEGFSAAQAVRVAQDAAKRAILEREELVIQEHLEEAIKEIKVS, translated from the coding sequence ATGAAAGCTGAGCTTCTCAAGAGAATTTTTAAAGCGATCGCTACTTCCGACACAGAGGCGATTGACAAACTGACGTACCTAGTGATTGAGGAAGAGCGCAGCAAGGGACATACGCTGCTAGCTGACCAGTTAGAGAACATAAAGAAAAAGAGCCAGAAGGAGAAGCCTGCTTCAAACACTAAGCCAGCCTCTTTGGTATCGGAAAACCTACAGGCTCTGAGTGAACTGCCAACCAGTAAGCGGTTCAATCTTCCTTTAGTCACCGTCATGCCAAGGGACAAACTGCGGCATCACATGGTGCTGCCTGATGCTGTTGAGAAACGTTTCCAGCGAATTGAGCGCGAATATGCAGCAAGAGATAGGCTAGCTCATCATGGACTGCGCTATAGGCAAAAAATTCTTTTGTACGGTTCTCCAGGTTGTGGAAAGACTTTGGGAGCAGAGCGTTTAGCTTGGAATACAGGTTTGCCACTCGTCAAAGTTCGATTTGATGCAATGGTGTCGTCTTTTTTGGGCGAAACTGCAAGCAATTTGAGACTTGTATTTGAGGATGCCTCAAAAAACCCTTGTTTGTTGTTTCTTGATGAATGTGACTCGATTGCTAAGTCACGCGAAGATTCTCAGGAAGTAGGAGAAATCAAGCGAGTAGTTAATACCTTTCTCCAAATTTTAGATGAATATGAGCCTTCCTCTGGTCTTCTAGTAGCAGCAACAAACCTCAACAAATCTCTTGATACTGCCCTTTGGAGACGGTTTGATGACTTGATAGAAGTACCCAAGCCTGGAGAAAAAGAGTTAGGATTTATACTGAAAGATACACTATCTGCAATTGAAGTAGGCTCTATCAACTGGTCTAGTATCATTAAACAGATGGAAGGTTTTTCTGCTGCTCAAGCTGTGAGAGTTGCACAAGATGCAGCTAAACGAGCAATTCTTGAGCGAGAGGAGCTAGTTATTCAGGAACATTTAGAAGAAGCTATTAAAGAAATCAAAGTGTCCTGA
- a CDS encoding phosphoribulokinase, with translation MTHRPIILGIVGDSAAGKTTLTKGIAQVLGEEDVTVICTDDYHRYDRKQRAELGISALHPDCNYVDIMEQHLSLLQNGQPILKPIYNHHTGAFDPPEYIKPSKYVIVEGLLGYSTRLARDCYDVKVYLAPPEELRYEWKIKRDTMKRGYTREQVLEQLQKRESDSEEFIRPQRQWADMIVTFYPPQDDTQEVNSHLNVRLVLRPTIPHPDMTNILSPGSDNSQSPIRLELDRDMSKPVDVLEVDGHATSEQVVQVERVLCSTVPTLMPFCSREGNPDIGKLIGTTGETLQSYPLALTQLLVAYHMLKAADIHQPGIQS, from the coding sequence ATGACCCATCGTCCAATTATTCTTGGCATAGTCGGCGACAGCGCCGCTGGTAAAACAACACTGACGAAGGGAATTGCTCAAGTCTTGGGTGAAGAGGATGTCACAGTCATCTGTACTGATGATTATCACCGCTACGACAGGAAACAACGTGCTGAGTTAGGAATCTCGGCGTTGCACCCAGACTGCAACTACGTGGATATCATGGAACAGCACCTGTCCCTGCTACAAAACGGACAACCCATACTTAAACCAATTTATAATCACCACACAGGAGCCTTCGATCCGCCAGAGTATATCAAACCAAGTAAGTATGTGATTGTTGAAGGATTGCTCGGTTATTCTACTCGTCTAGCGCGTGATTGCTACGATGTGAAAGTGTATCTCGCACCGCCGGAAGAACTGCGATACGAGTGGAAAATCAAGCGCGATACCATGAAGCGCGGCTACACAAGAGAACAGGTTCTCGAACAACTGCAAAAACGGGAATCTGACTCAGAAGAGTTTATCCGTCCTCAGCGTCAGTGGGCAGATATGATAGTAACTTTCTACCCGCCTCAGGATGATACACAAGAAGTAAATTCCCATCTGAATGTGCGTTTGGTACTTAGACCGACTATTCCACATCCAGACATGACCAATATTTTGAGTCCAGGGAGTGACAATTCTCAATCGCCAATCCGTCTGGAACTAGACCGGGATATGAGCAAGCCAGTTGATGTGCTTGAAGTTGACGGTCATGCTACTAGCGAACAGGTTGTGCAGGTAGAGCGAGTTCTATGCAGCACAGTACCAACTTTAATGCCTTTCTGTAGCCGGGAAGGAAACCCCGATATTGGTAAGCTTATTGGTACAACTGGGGAAACGCTTCAGAGTTACCCGTTGGCTCTGACGCAGTTACTCGTAGCGTATCATATGCTCAAGGCAGCTGATATTCACCAGCCGGGAATTCAAAGTTAA
- the radC gene encoding RadC family protein: MTYCLRIADIPLSERPRERLMAQGAKNLATAELIAILLGTGQGHGKLSAVGLGQYILQELSQHQRDPLEMLRDISVQELMKIPGVGLAKAATILAAVELGKRAFQSRPGDRTTIDSPAAAAAALSHDLMWQVQERFAVVLLDVKNRLIGTQVITIGTATETLAPPREIFREVLRQGATRLIIAHNHPSGSVEPSEEDINLTRQLLIGAQYLSIPLLDHLILGHGEHLSLRQTTSLWDEYPQGD; encoded by the coding sequence ATGACTTATTGCCTCAGAATTGCAGATATACCCCTGAGTGAGCGACCCCGCGAACGATTAATGGCTCAGGGAGCCAAAAATCTCGCTACAGCTGAACTAATTGCAATTCTGTTAGGCACGGGTCAGGGACATGGTAAACTGTCAGCTGTTGGACTTGGGCAATACATATTACAGGAATTAAGTCAACACCAGCGCGATCCTTTAGAAATGCTGCGGGATATTAGCGTTCAGGAGTTGATGAAGATTCCTGGTGTGGGGCTTGCAAAGGCAGCGACAATTCTGGCGGCGGTTGAGTTGGGAAAACGGGCGTTTCAATCTCGTCCAGGCGATCGCACTACTATCGATTCTCCAGCAGCAGCAGCAGCAGCGCTAAGTCACGATTTGATGTGGCAGGTGCAAGAGCGATTTGCAGTGGTGCTGTTGGATGTCAAAAATCGCTTGATTGGCACTCAAGTCATTACTATTGGCACCGCGACTGAAACTTTGGCTCCTCCCCGCGAAATTTTCCGGGAGGTGCTTCGCCAGGGTGCAACGCGGCTAATCATAGCGCACAATCATCCATCTGGAAGTGTTGAACCAAGTGAAGAAGATATTAATCTGACACGCCAGTTGTTGATAGGAGCGCAATATTTAAGTATTCCTCTGCTGGATCATTTGATTTTGGGACATGGCGAGCATTTGAGTCTGCGTCAGACAACAAGTTTATGGGATGAATATCCGCAGGGAGATTGA
- a CDS encoding MBL fold metallo-hydrolase yields the protein MTQTNQKAECQESLLTDVDPSTINTFEFTIVGQLAAVEKGLCLVCRDSTTISVSKPKEEYPSGEMLWQVIPSTDSTGTISNLSIVDVKPTPTEDAIADVCQIVGRVVQLGKRHQCVQFKVKRPGEKTLKLTLLNPDSQMKVGQMWSCTAVRVGCALHVREGMRLEETTETTDNQPLSKECDRNSTPESASSLSASSLPLSPEPQAPTHLATAALEQLSSEPDNWLLSTPTRRRVGWEWEATNSLTGQRARIHVGGRSSKAKIYHYPPPASDLPVATDATQLVVRPLGAALGIGASCFQVEIGPYEIVLDCGTRPKGYDPLPALNYLKNPDLLLISHAHQDHIGAVPVFHTRFSGVRMICTPGTREIAHIMLQDCLKVQQLNEDSPALFDKADLTSTLFRLETQPIGTDFEPLPGLKVRFINAGHIVGAACIYLRYGERSLLYTGDYNTSSSRTTEGLRLADLPQADILITESTYGGDTHPARKNQETALISAIASVVQAGGNVLIPAFALGRAQEILLAIRTSELFHKLSIPVYVDGLVRAVTDVFRDNLELLPLKVQNFASQKQEPFFDEKSQPPIIPIASPRERPLAIAKPSVIVASSGMLTGGPSVYYATLLLERENAAVFISGYTDEESPGRMLQNLQTGDTIELDGKEITVRAQVKRFNLSAHADKVGLTQVIHRVNPKHLILIHGSRDALHELARSGELQKKHYIHIPAVGEAVEFGSVPAHISRSRVAQISLPQEFEVNVEAEVDGAWLRIPASVVESDPRWQMLSAKGILRAKWDGINLKLRPLNEQHLAIETAQVSGVKCCAMCQHFNNKKSQCQCADSPLSGLVVDPAGHCLEYTSLEDTTTYPRSQAEPESALWETHPSPTDEAPDDWDSQPETLNERYAFLGDFDDLEDFMEGDDSINYPE from the coding sequence ATGACCCAAACTAACCAGAAAGCAGAGTGCCAAGAAAGCCTTTTAACAGATGTTGACCCATCTACGATAAACACCTTTGAATTTACCATTGTTGGGCAACTTGCTGCCGTTGAAAAAGGGCTGTGCCTTGTGTGCCGAGATTCCACAACGATAAGCGTTAGTAAGCCTAAAGAAGAATACCCCTCAGGGGAGATGTTATGGCAGGTAATTCCTAGCACAGATTCCACAGGCACAATATCAAATTTGAGTATAGTTGATGTCAAGCCAACTCCCACAGAAGACGCGATCGCAGACGTTTGTCAGATTGTGGGACGGGTGGTGCAACTTGGGAAGCGTCATCAGTGCGTACAGTTCAAGGTAAAGCGTCCCGGCGAAAAAACCCTAAAGCTTACTTTACTCAACCCAGACTCCCAGATGAAAGTGGGTCAGATGTGGTCTTGTACTGCTGTGCGTGTGGGATGCGCCCTCCACGTTAGGGAAGGAATGCGGTTGGAGGAAACAACAGAAACAACGGATAATCAACCATTATCGAAGGAGTGCGATCGCAACTCAACACCAGAATCCGCATCATCCCTATCCGCATCATCCCTTCCTTTATCCCCTGAACCCCAAGCCCCTACCCATCTAGCAACTGCGGCGCTAGAACAACTATCCAGTGAACCAGATAACTGGTTACTTTCAACCCCAACTCGTCGCCGAGTAGGGTGGGAGTGGGAAGCAACAAATAGCTTGACTGGTCAACGAGCAAGAATTCACGTAGGCGGACGGTCATCAAAGGCTAAAATCTATCATTACCCCCCGCCTGCATCTGATTTACCAGTCGCAACAGACGCTACACAACTCGTAGTTCGACCGTTGGGGGCAGCTTTGGGAATCGGGGCTTCTTGCTTCCAAGTCGAAATAGGCCCTTACGAAATTGTATTGGATTGTGGCACTCGTCCCAAAGGATACGACCCTCTCCCAGCGCTGAATTACCTAAAAAACCCCGACTTACTTCTCATTTCCCACGCCCATCAAGACCACATCGGCGCTGTACCAGTCTTTCACACCAGATTTTCTGGTGTGCGGATGATTTGCACTCCAGGTACTAGAGAAATTGCTCACATCATGTTGCAAGATTGCCTGAAGGTGCAGCAATTAAATGAGGATAGTCCGGCGTTATTCGATAAAGCTGACTTAACTAGCACTTTGTTCCGTCTGGAAACCCAACCCATTGGCACAGACTTTGAACCTTTACCAGGACTAAAGGTGAGGTTTATCAATGCTGGTCACATTGTTGGGGCAGCTTGCATCTATCTCAGGTATGGAGAGCGGAGTCTGCTGTATACGGGTGACTATAACACCAGCAGTTCCCGAACGACGGAAGGATTGCGTTTGGCAGACTTGCCCCAAGCGGATATATTAATTACCGAGTCTACCTATGGCGGTGATACGCATCCTGCTAGAAAGAATCAAGAGACAGCTTTGATTAGCGCGATCGCATCCGTTGTTCAAGCAGGCGGTAATGTTCTGATTCCCGCCTTCGCTCTTGGACGCGCGCAGGAAATTTTACTGGCAATTCGCACATCTGAATTATTTCACAAACTCTCTATCCCTGTCTACGTGGATGGATTGGTGCGGGCGGTGACAGATGTGTTTCGGGACAATCTAGAATTACTGCCTTTGAAGGTGCAGAATTTCGCATCGCAGAAGCAGGAACCATTCTTTGATGAAAAGTCCCAGCCACCGATTATCCCGATAGCTTCGCCCAGAGAAAGACCACTTGCGATCGCTAAACCCAGTGTAATTGTCGCCAGTTCCGGAATGCTCACCGGAGGGCCATCAGTTTACTATGCAACACTTCTATTAGAAAGAGAAAATGCTGCCGTCTTTATTTCCGGCTACACTGACGAAGAATCACCCGGTAGAATGTTGCAAAACCTGCAAACAGGCGACACCATCGAATTAGACGGGAAAGAAATTACCGTCAGAGCGCAAGTCAAGCGGTTTAACCTTAGCGCCCACGCCGACAAAGTAGGATTAACACAAGTAATTCACCGCGTTAATCCCAAACACCTGATTTTGATTCACGGTTCTCGCGACGCTTTGCACGAGCTAGCGCGTTCCGGAGAACTGCAAAAGAAACACTACATCCACATCCCCGCAGTTGGAGAAGCAGTTGAATTTGGATCTGTACCTGCCCATATTTCTCGATCTCGCGTCGCCCAAATTTCCCTACCACAAGAATTTGAGGTAAACGTTGAAGCCGAAGTTGATGGTGCTTGGTTGCGTATCCCCGCTTCAGTAGTAGAATCTGACCCCCGTTGGCAAATGTTATCCGCCAAAGGCATACTCAGAGCTAAGTGGGACGGTATTAATCTAAAGTTGAGGCCCTTAAACGAGCAGCATTTGGCAATAGAAACGGCGCAAGTTTCCGGAGTTAAATGTTGTGCGATGTGTCAGCACTTTAACAATAAAAAAAGTCAATGCCAATGTGCTGATAGTCCCCTCTCAGGATTAGTCGTCGATCCAGCAGGACATTGCCTAGAATACACTTCCTTAGAAGACACTACTACATATCCTCGCTCCCAGGCTGAGCCTGAGAGCGCACTCTGGGAGACTCACCCTTCCCCAACAGATGAGGCTCCTGATGATTGGGATTCCCAGCCTGAGACTCTTAACGAGAGATACGCCTTTTTAGGAGATTTCGACGACTTAGAGGATTTTATGGAAGGTGACGACTCGATTAATTACCCTGAGTAG